The Tardiphaga alba genome includes a window with the following:
- a CDS encoding AMP-binding protein: protein MLIPLADVPRWYAERKPKDTIAVSHSADTLTWEQLERGANRRARAFAAKGVKPGDFVAIGLPNSNELFETTFAVWKCGATPTSLSWRLPRGEAAAVLDILKPSLVVGGEADWNAPVSLPARFTPDGFSDEPLTAPVSRYWKAMTSGGSTGRPKVILDHLPAVTDTAAEPPLGMPKGASVLNPGPLYHNAPFIVSHYALFTGGRLTGMVKFDAEETLRLIAAQQVQWVNFVPTMMHRIWSLPKAVRESYDISSLHMIFHMAAPMPQWLKEEWINWLGPEKVFELYGGTERQGRCVISGTEWLAHKGSVGKIGDGCKLRILDANGQDVAPGESGEIFFLPDEGAGSTYHYLGAEPKRRPDGWESLGDVGRLDAEGYLYLGDRLSDMVIRGGANIYPAEIEAALMAHPDVRSCVVIGLPDPALGQRVHAILELGAGVDPQSAIDGMSGFLADQLSRYKHPESYEVLSEGLRDDAGKVRRTMLRDERAAWLAEGRAFRLMAS from the coding sequence ATGCTGATCCCCCTCGCCGACGTGCCGCGCTGGTATGCCGAACGCAAACCGAAAGACACGATCGCGGTCAGCCATAGTGCGGACACGCTGACATGGGAGCAACTGGAGCGCGGCGCCAATCGCCGTGCGCGCGCTTTCGCCGCCAAAGGCGTCAAGCCCGGTGACTTCGTCGCCATCGGCCTGCCCAACAGCAATGAATTGTTCGAAACCACTTTTGCCGTGTGGAAATGCGGCGCGACGCCGACATCGCTGTCCTGGCGGTTGCCGCGCGGCGAGGCTGCGGCCGTCCTCGACATCCTCAAGCCATCGCTGGTGGTGGGCGGCGAAGCCGACTGGAATGCGCCGGTGTCGCTGCCGGCAAGGTTTACGCCCGACGGTTTTTCCGACGAGCCCCTGACAGCGCCGGTCTCACGTTACTGGAAGGCCATGACCTCAGGCGGCTCGACAGGGCGACCGAAAGTCATCCTCGATCATCTTCCGGCCGTGACCGACACCGCGGCTGAGCCACCACTCGGCATGCCCAAGGGGGCATCGGTCCTCAATCCCGGCCCGCTCTATCACAACGCGCCTTTCATCGTGTCGCATTACGCGCTGTTCACCGGTGGCCGCCTCACGGGCATGGTGAAGTTCGATGCCGAAGAAACGCTGCGCCTGATCGCGGCGCAACAGGTGCAATGGGTGAACTTCGTACCGACCATGATGCACCGGATCTGGTCGCTGCCGAAAGCGGTGCGCGAGAGCTACGATATCTCCAGCCTGCATATGATCTTCCATATGGCGGCGCCGATGCCGCAATGGCTAAAGGAAGAATGGATCAACTGGCTCGGGCCGGAGAAAGTTTTCGAACTTTATGGCGGCACCGAGCGGCAGGGCCGCTGCGTGATCTCCGGCACCGAGTGGCTGGCGCATAAGGGCTCGGTCGGCAAGATCGGCGACGGCTGCAAGCTGCGCATTCTCGACGCCAATGGTCAGGACGTGGCGCCCGGCGAAAGCGGCGAGATCTTCTTTCTGCCGGATGAAGGCGCCGGCAGCACCTATCACTATCTCGGCGCCGAGCCGAAGCGCAGGCCAGACGGCTGGGAGTCGCTTGGCGATGTCGGCCGGCTCGATGCCGAGGGCTATCTGTATCTCGGCGACCGCCTGTCCGACATGGTGATCCGCGGCGGCGCCAATATCTATCCGGCGGAGATCGAGGCGGCGCTGATGGCGCATCCCGATGTGCGCTCCTGCGTGGTGATCGGCCTGCCCGATCCGGCACTCGGCCAGCGCGTCCACGCCATTCTCGAACTCGGCGCTGGCGTCGATCCGCAAAGCGCGATCGATGGCATGTCCGGATTCCTCGCCGACCAACTCAGCCGTTACAAGCATCCGGAGAGCTATGAGGTTCTCAGCGAGGGCCTGCGCGACGATGCCGGCAAGGTCCGCCGCACGATGCTGCGGGACGAGCGGGCGGCGTGGCTGGCGGAAGGCCGGGCGTTCCGGCTGATGGCATCCTGA
- a CDS encoding acyl-CoA dehydrogenase family protein: MKTTYTPRQTPYTLAPEDALNDLRMSEQVRPLYDHVRKFIATTVEPMSVEFYRAGEKKTDRWSFTPEQLEILGKAKNKAREEGLWNFFLPDAETGEGLKNLDYAYIAAELGKNPLASETMNCSAPDTGNMEVIERVGTKEQKEKWLKPLLAGEIRSAYAMTEPNVASSDAKNVSTSAKLEGDEWVINGEKYYISGLGDPRCKIMIVMVKTNPDAAPSKQQSQILVPVDTPGVEVIGPMHVFGHDHAPRGHMHMRFNNVRVPKENMLLGEGRGFEISQLRLGPGRIHHCMRTIGKAEKALDMMVARGLTREAFGKKIAHLGGNLQIIAQARCEIEAMRLMVLKAAKAMDVLGNKEARIWVSMVKAMVPERAAKIIDQSIQMHGATGISQWTPLAEMYTDVRHLRFADGPDEVHWMVVGRHELTL, from the coding sequence ATGAAGACGACCTATACCCCGCGACAGACGCCCTACACGCTTGCGCCCGAAGACGCGCTGAACGATCTGCGCATGTCGGAGCAGGTCAGGCCGCTCTACGACCACGTCCGCAAGTTCATCGCGACCACCGTCGAGCCGATGTCCGTCGAATTCTATCGCGCCGGCGAGAAGAAAACCGATCGCTGGTCGTTCACGCCGGAACAGCTCGAGATTCTCGGCAAGGCGAAGAACAAAGCGCGCGAGGAAGGCCTCTGGAACTTCTTCTTGCCCGATGCAGAAACCGGCGAAGGCCTGAAGAATCTCGATTACGCCTATATCGCCGCCGAGCTCGGCAAGAATCCCCTCGCCTCCGAAACGATGAACTGCTCCGCGCCGGACACCGGCAATATGGAAGTCATCGAGCGCGTCGGCACCAAGGAGCAGAAAGAGAAGTGGCTGAAGCCGCTGCTGGCCGGCGAAATCCGTTCCGCCTATGCGATGACCGAACCGAATGTCGCGTCATCGGATGCCAAGAACGTCTCCACCTCCGCCAAGCTGGAAGGCGACGAGTGGGTGATCAATGGCGAGAAATACTACATCTCGGGTCTCGGCGATCCCCGCTGCAAGATCATGATCGTGATGGTCAAGACCAATCCCGATGCCGCGCCCAGCAAGCAACAGTCACAGATCCTCGTTCCCGTCGACACGCCCGGCGTCGAAGTGATCGGCCCCATGCATGTGTTCGGCCATGACCATGCGCCGCGCGGCCACATGCATATGCGCTTCAACAATGTGCGCGTGCCCAAGGAGAACATGCTGCTCGGCGAAGGCCGCGGCTTCGAGATTTCGCAGCTCCGTCTCGGGCCTGGCCGTATTCATCACTGCATGCGCACCATCGGCAAGGCCGAGAAGGCGCTCGACATGATGGTGGCACGCGGCCTGACGCGTGAGGCCTTCGGCAAGAAGATCGCGCATCTCGGCGGCAACCTGCAGATCATTGCGCAGGCACGCTGCGAGATCGAGGCGATGCGCCTGATGGTGCTGAAGGCCGCCAAGGCCATGGACGTGCTCGGCAACAAGGAGGCGCGGATCTGGGTCAGCATGGTCAAGGCCATGGTGCCGGAGCGCGCAGCGAAGATCATCGACCAGTCGATCCAGATGCACGGCGCCACCGGCATCTCGCAATGGACGCCGCTCGCCGAAATGTACACCGACGTGCGCCATCTGCGCTTCGCGGACGGCCCGGACGAGGTGCACTGGATGGTCGTCGGCCGGCATGAGCTGACGCTCTGA